TGAGGGGAATAATACAGGCCAATTAGGAGCACTTACCGAACAGCAATTGCTGCTATTGGACGATCGGGAGTTTGACGACGCGATAAACACTGTGCGTGTTTTTGCCCGTCTTACTCCGGGTATGAAACTGCGTATAGCCGAACGGTTGCAGGCAATGGGGCAACTTGTGGCCATGACGGGTGATGGTGTGAATGACGCTCCAGCCCTCAAGAAAGCCAATGTCGGTATTGCTATGGGAATTATGGGAACCGATGTTGCCCGTGAAGCGGCCAAAGTAGTGCTGGCTGACGATAATTTTGCCACAATTGTCAATGCTGTGGAAGAAGGGCGCATCGTATTTGCAAATGCGCGGCAGACCAGCTTCTTTTTGGTAACTACCAATTTTGCAGAGGTTACGACACTGATTGTCCTTATTGCGATGGGATACCCAATACCACTTACCGCCATACAGATACTCTGGCTAAATCTGGTAACGGATGGTGTGGGAGATATTGCATTGGCCACCGAAAGAGGACATGGTGATGAATTGTCGGCGAGACCAATAAATAAGAAAGAGAATATTTTAAACAAAGAAATATTCCCCTTTATCCTGATCATGAGCGGAACAATGGCAATACTGTGTATGGGAGTCTATTTGTGGTTTATCGGGCTGGGGCTGGAAAAGGCACGAACCGCTGTCTTTATCACCATGGCTTCTACGCAACTCTTTAACCTCCTGAATATGCGGTCATTAAAAAAACCAATATTTGAAATTGGTTATTTCACAAATCATTACGTAAATCTCGCATTGGCCGCGTCTTGGGCAATACAAATTGCGATTATTGAATTGCCCTTATTTCAGCACATCTTTGGTTTCACGCCAATGACTCTGGTCGAGTTTACTGCACTCATCGTACTTTCTTCATCGGTTTTATGGATCGGAGAGTGTTACAAACTTTTTCTGGATCGTATGCGTGCTTACATGGGTAGAATAAGATTAATGAAGAACGAACCGCGATTGTTTTGTTAGATGACAGTGATGGTTAAGTTGGTTGTGATGTACCTTCATAGGGCGATGACCAGTGTCACAATCTATACCAATAAGAATCATTCGATTCGAAATAGAAATATGTTAGGTTTGAATAGTTAACATTAAAAGATGTCATATCATGAAAGCATTAACAACAAAAAGAACTATGAGCGAGCACAATTTCCAATGGTTTACGTTGCTGCTTGTGGGTATTGTATTGACCTTTGTAGGTGTTTGGACGCTTGCTTCACCCACCGAATCATACCTAAACTTGAGCGTAGCCTTTGGTTTTAGCATATTGGCCGCAGGTGTACTCGAAATGGTATTTTCGCTAATGTTCCGTAAAAGGGTCCTTACCTGGAAATGGAATCTAGCGTTTGGAGGGATTGATCTGTTTGTAGGCTCATATTTGGCTCTCTATCCATCGGTCACCATGTTGCTCATACCTTATGTGATCGGGTTTTGGATGCTTGTCAGAAGCTTTTTGGCGATTGGTAGCGCGATAGATATGCGATCTCAAAAAGGACTTAGATGGAGATTGATCTTATATACTGGTATCATAACCACTTTATTGTCATTGACCGTATTATCCCATCCTATTATAGGAAGAGTTGGTATTATTAGCTATATAGGTCTTTCATTTGTTGCTTTTGGCATTTATCATATATACCTATCGCTAATAGTAAAAAATTGGAAGCGAAATACTTAGTAGAGAAAGCTATACGGAAACTCCTAAAATAGACCCTCTGGACAACGTATATCTGATTGTCTGGATGGAATTGTTTTTAAGATCAGGGAAAACTCCAAAGTGGTCAATAAAACAATTTATCTTGCTGTAGGCATGAACAGGAATGGCTATAAAGAAGTTCTGGGTATGTGGCTGGGCAAGAATGAAAGTGCCAGTTTTTGGATGGGAATCCTGACAGACCTGAAATCCCGGGGCGTAGAGAATATGCTGATTACAGCGACTGATAATCTCTATGGTTTCAAATATGTGCATAATGAATAATAATACTTCAATGATATATATGAACTAAATCATCATTCAAATAACTGACCAATAAATTACCGTAATTCAGATATAAAAAAATGGCAAATAGAGAACTATTGCCATTTTTTTATATCTGAAGTTATTTAACCAGAGTTGCTTCTAATTCTACCTTTAAAGTTTCAAACAATGTCTTGACTTCCAAAACTGTACTTGTTTGTTTTACTTTATTTTTAGTGAGCCAATTTTGAATCACATCAAAGTTTTCAAATAATGCTGTAGAGTCGGTCGTGTAGATATTCAAACGAACGAGATTTCGAGCTTCATATCCACTTGATTGAATTACTTTTTCAAGATTTTCAATAGTATGAAAAATCTGCGTTCTCATACCGGCATTACTCGATATTCCATCTTCACTAATGGCACACTGTCCCGATACATATAAAGTTGAATCTACATGTTTAACTTCAACTGCCTGCACATAATTTCTGGCATCCTGCCAGTTCCAAGGATTGATTACTTTCTTTTCCATCGCTGTAAGATTATTATGAGACAAAGCTCAAGATATTTTTACATTCACCCGTGTGACAAACATCACAATTAAATAAATCAATCAAGAGAACAGACGGCTTAATGTCTCCCTGGATACGCCTAGGTAAGAAGCAAGCAACAATTTTGGAATTCGTTGTACCAAAGTTGGATTTCTTTTTATCAACTGCTCATATCTTTCTTTTGCTCCCAAGGTTAAAAATGACAAGATCCGTTGCTGTGAACCGATATGGCCGGCAATTGATTTACGGAGGAAAAAGCGCTCCATCTTTTGAAGACTGTCGCACAAACATTCAAAATTTTCCAGCGATAGACAAAGTAACGCTGTGTCCTCAAGACATTCCAAAGTAAATGAAGCTTTTCCACTTGTATAAAAGGCCGAAACATCTGTTTCCCACCAATCCTCCATTGCAAATGAAACAATATGTTGCTTAGCATTATCGTCCGTATAATAAAATTTGAGAAGACCGGACAATACAAAGTAGATATAGTTTACGCTATCGCCCTCTCTAAAAATACATTCGGATTTTTTATACTGCTTGTGAATGAAACATTCTTTTACAAATGCAAATTCATCTTCAGTAAGTGTAACGACTTTCTCTATATGTTCTTTTAACAAATTATATTTATCTTCCATTAGTTTCTAAGTACCAATTGCTGCTGATTTTGGTTTGGTTGAATCCATATCAAATATACAGGTGGCCATTCATTTCTGCTTCCAGCATCTGCGATACTAAGTATCTGTAATTCGTAGAAAAACGATTACAGCTTCAATTCGGTTGTGTCTAGTTCTTAAATATAGGTAATTCGTCAAAAGATATCAATGGTTCTTGGTTTTTCCAAAATGAAGCTTGGAATTGCAACAATAAAATGGACACCTAGTTAAGCTGCAATATTTTGTTTATTTATTTTTCTAGTAAACTCCTCTGGTGATAAGTATCCTAAGGCAGAATGTTGCCTTTTTCGGTTGTACCAAGTCTCAATATATTCAAAGACAATAAGCGCAGCTTGCTTCCTGTGAGCGAATTTATGCTGATATATACATTCCGCTTTCAGTGTCTTGAAAAAACTTTCAGCGACAGCATTATCCCAGCAATTTCCCTTTCTACTCATGCTTCTTATGATGAGTGGATTTTTTTCCACCATAGAGCTGAACTCATGACAGGCATACTGTACGCCACGATCGGAATGGAATATTAGTTTCTGGGTGATTGGCCTTGCTTTTTGTGCCATTTTAAAAGCAGAAATCACCGTATCTACCGCATTCATAGTCTCACTTAAAGCCCATCCAATTACTTTTCGATCTCCCAGATCGATTACAGTTGTCAGATACAACCATCCCTGCTGCGTTTTGATGTAAGTGATGTCTGATACCCATACTGCACCAAGTGTTCCCGGTTTAAAATCACGGTCCAATATATTCTCCGGTACCGAAAACTTATGGGTGGAGTCTGTGGTCACCTTAAATTTTTTCTTGACAATACTTCTTAACCCGGCCTTTCTCATCAGTTTGGCTACCCTCACTCTGGATATTTTAATATTCTTTTTGTGTAGTTCTCTGGTAATACGCGGACTGCCGTAAGTATTTTTACTTCTTATAAATGCATCCTGGATTTCCATAGTAATCTGTTGGTTTTCAATACTTCTATTTGAAGGGATACCCTTTAAAAAGTTGTAGTAGCCCGCTCTGCTCACCTTGAACACCTGACACATCTTCTCGACTGAAAATATTTCCCTATTGTCCCTTATGAACCTGAATATTTGGTGTCGCTCTTGGAGAAGATGCTTACAGCCTTCTTTAATATATCCCGTTCCATCTGTGTCTCCCGAAGTTCTTTTCTTAATCGTGCTAACTCCTGTTCACTCTCACTCAAGATAACTTTTCCATTCCCAGAGAAACTACTTCCTTGTTTTACAGAATGTTCCTTTCGCCACCTATACAATAATGCTGGGTTAATATCCAGTTCCCTGGCCAGCGCGCTAAGGTCGCTACGCGTGTTGCTCAGTTCAACGCTCATCAGTTTGAACTCTTTGGTATAAACTTTTCTTTCTCTTGACATAAGTCTGTTAAGTTATTAAATTCTCTTAACTTAATGTCCAGTCAAATGTAGCAACTTCAGCTCTTAATTCATATTGATTTCGAAAAGATCAATGAATGCATGTCAACCAATTCAACTGCAAACTTACAGAAGGTATATCTTTTTGCTATTATGCACTTATTTTATTGAACACAAAAAACAGAAACTTTTCTAAAAATATTGATAACCTCTGTTTTTAAACATATACATAACTTAGCGCTCTTAGTACTATCTATCTTTTATCAAAAGCACAAATAGCTGCACGAACATCCTATGTCAAAATAAATTTTATACTAGTTGTCTAAAACCGTTGGGAGACAAAAGAGTATGCTTTTTAAAATATCTACAAAATAAACTTGGATCATTAAAATTCAAACGATTACTGATCTCCTTTACAGATAGATCTGTTGTTTTTAAAAGTGATTTAGCATGTAAAATAACAACGTGATCTATCCACTTCAAAGCAGATTTCCCTGTTTTTTCACTTATAAGTGTTGTTAAATAAGGAGCTGTTAAATTTAGTTTTTTAGCATAAAAACCTAAATCTCTATGATCCAAAGCATGTTTCGATACAAGTTTATAAAATTCATCTATAATTGTTGTACTTCGATCCCTCAATAAGTACTCCTGGCTTTGTTCTTCGATATGTGCCTCAACTACCATATTGATCAAAGCTAAAATATGATGTCTTAATATTTCATTTTTCTTATCACTTGAATTAGAATGGTAAAATCTCTGAAGATATAAAATGAAATCTCTCTGTAAATCTTGTTTTTCTGAATGAAAATGAATTAATGGATTTAAACGCACCTTATCACTATTAACAAATTCCCATAAATAAGGTATCGAACTAATAAAGTCAATAGACAATCCTATAGTAATTATCTCAATATCTTCACTTTCTGCTTTCACATCAATCATCAAGTGTGGCAATGCGAGAATAACATCACCTTCATTAACATCATACTCAGAAAAATGAACCTGTGTTCTCATTGTTCCTTTTAATACAAAGCCAAGTAATAAACCCTCAAATTGATGCCTGCTATACGCATATTGATTGGTCGGTATATCAGTATGATCTACAATAAAAATCCCTTCTCCTTTTAAAGAAGGATCTAATTGATGTAGTTCATATAACTGATGTAAATTCAAAAATAAAGCCATGCACAAATATCAAAATAAAAGAACATATAAAGGTGTTATCATTTAATTTTAACGGATAAATCTAAATAATTGAACATAATTACCAAATCATGGAACACTATAATTCTTCGATTGTACCTAATTTTGTATCTCGCAATATTAAACACAGAATTATTGTATTTAAACCATAATTTTTAAAATATATGAACAACATTTCAAACAGTATTAATGAGAAAAGAGCTAAGAAACTTCACAATAATCAATCGCATCCTATTTATTTACTAAAGAAAAAAATACAATCTTTTTTCAGCGATTTTACAGTGTTTGACAACCTTGAAGAAGTTGTATCTATACAAGATAATTTTGACAAATTATTAGTTCCTATTAATCATCCCGCACGTTCTAAAAATGATACATATTATATCAACGAAGATTTTGTACTTAGGACACAAACTTCTTCTCATCAGAATCTATTATTGACACAAGGCTATGAAAAATTCATCGTCACAGGGGATGTATATAGAAAAGATACGATTGATAAAACGCACTACCCGGTGTTTCATCAAATGGAAGTAGTCAAAGTGATACCTCACGGAGTTGATGCTTTAGAGGATTTGAAAAAGACATTAAAGGGACTAATACGGTTCTTATATCCTGGAAAAGAATACAGATTTTTAGATGATTACTTTCCTTTTACTGAACCTTCTCTACAGCTAGAAGTTTTACAAAATGGGGAATGGATGGAAGTTCTAGGTGCAGGGGTTATACATCGTGATATTTTAAAGAACTGTAATATCCAAGCTACAGGTTGGGCTTTCGGGTTAGGTCTTGATCGCTTAGTTATGTCATTCTGTAACATCCCCGATATTCGTTATTTCTGGAGTGAAGATGAGCGTTTTATCTCTCAATTTAAAAATGGATTAGTTGAATTTAAAGAATATTCTAAATTCCCTCCAGTATATAAAGATATCTCCTTCTGGGTAAATAATTACACCCATAATAAAGATGAGAATTGGATAGAGTATAATAACCTTTGTGAGATAATAAGAAATAAAGGAAATGATCTGATCGAGAGTGTCACGTTGATAGATAAATACACTATAGCAGATAAAACCTCTTTAGCCTATAGAATAGCTTATAGATCAAATGAGAGAACCTTACTCAATGAAGAGATTAATGAAATACAAAAATCAATTAGAACATGTCTCAATAATACATTTGCTATCAAATTAAGATAGCTAACAACAAATGCAATAATCTATTAATTGTCCAAAACTACAGTCATTGAACGCCTGTAGTTTTTTCTATTCTATCATAATTTAGCTATTTTAACTAGACTATACTTTTAAAAATTTGAAAACAGTTGAGTAATAAAATAATGCTTATCGGAGGTACAGGCCAAATAGGATATGGAATTGCAACAATAAAATGGACACCTAGTTAAGCTGCAATATTTTGTTTATTTATTTTTCTAGTAAACTCCTCTGGTGATAAGTATCCTAAGGCAGAATGTTGCCTTTTTCGGTTGTACCAAGTCTCAATATATTCAAAGACAATAAGCGCAGCTTGCTTCCTGTGAGCGAATTTATGCTGATATATACATTCCGCTTTCAGTGTCTTGAAAAAACTTTCAGCGACAGCATTATCCCAGCAATTTCCCTTTCTACTCATGCTTCTTATGATGAGTGGATTTTTTTCCACCATAGAGCTGAACTCATGACAGGCATACTGTACGCCACGATCGGAATGGAATATTAGTTTCTGGGTGATTGGCCTTGCTTTTTGTGCCATTTTAAAAGCAGAAATCACCGTATCTACCGCATTCATAGTCTCACTTAAAGCCCATCCAATTACTTTTCGATCTCCCAGATCGATTACAGTTGTCAGATACAACCATCCCTGCTGCGTTTTGATGTAAGTGATGTCTGATACCCATACTGCACCAAGTGTTCCCGGTTTAAAATCACGGTCCAATATATTCTCCGGTACCGAAAACTTATGGGTGGAGTCTGTGGTCACCTTAAATTTTTTCTTGACAATACTTCTTAACCCGGCCTTTCTCATCAGTTTGGCTACCCTCACTCTGGATATTTTAATATTCTTTTTGTGTAGTTCTCTGGTAATACGCGGACTGCCGTAAGTATTTTTACTTCTTATAAATGCATCCTGGATTTCCATAGTAATCTGTTGGTTTTCAATACTTCTATTTGAAGGGATACCCTTTAAAAAGTTGTAGTAGCCCGCTCTGCTCACCTTGAACACCTGACACATCTTCTCGACTGAAAATATTTCCCTATTGTCCCTTATGAACCTGAATATTTGGTGTCGCTCTTGGAGAAGATGCTTACAGCCTTCTTTAATATATCCCGTTCCATCTGTGTCTCCCGAAGTTCTTTTCTTAATCGTGCTAACTCCTGTTCACTCTCACTCAAGATAACTTTTCCATTCCCAGAGAAACTACTTCCTTGTTTTACAGAATGTTCCTTTCGCCACCTATACAATAATGCTGGGCTAATATCCAGTTCCCTGGCCAGCGCGCTAAGGTCGCTACGCGTGTTGCTCAGTTCAACGCTCATCAGTTTGAACTCTTTGGTATAAACTTTTCTTTCTCTTGACATAAGTCTGTTAAGTTATTAAATTCTCTTAACTTAATGTCCAGTCAAATGTAGCAACTTCAATATGCTATAACTAACTTTTTCATACAGCGTAATTGGGAAGTATATATGGAACAGTGCTTTTTAAAACATAGCCATAAACCTGTAACTATTTTAAGGCCTTGTGCTGTATATGGGATTTGTTCTCAGCACCCTAGAGAATGGTGGTTTATTAAAAGAATTCTTGATAAAAGACCTTACATTCCATTAAAATATAATGGAGAAAGTACTTTCCATATTACTTTAACACAAAATATAGCTAAAGTTATATGGGCAAGCATAGATAATATGGATTTTCAAATAGTAAATGTGGCAGATAGAACTATTCTCAGTGCAAAAGAGATTGGAGAATATATTATTGTACAATTAAATTCTATAACTAAATTTATATCCACTGATTCTGCTATCATAGAAGATGCTTTAGTAGGTTTTACACCATGGTCTGTTTCAACTCCTTTTACCCTCGACATATCTTATTGCAAATCCTTATTAGATAAAGTAGGATTGGACTTAGGATGCTATACTCGGGATAGTAGAAAATATATAAGCTGGCTCGCTAGTTTTAGCCCCTTAAATTGGGAAAAGCACTTTAAACAGTTAGCTGCTTACCCTTTTGAGCAATTTGACTATCACAACGAAGATCAATTTATCAAAAAACTAATCGTTGGAAAAAATGACTAACCATAATCTTTCACTACAAATTACGCAGACTTCTAACTTTTTAATAAAGAGCTTAGGTGACTCACTTCAAGGACTCTACCTCTACGGATCTTATGTAGATGGAGGACTAAAACATAAAAGCGATTTAGATATTTTTGTGGTAGTCAATGAACCTTTGAATTTTGATATTAAAAAGACCCTTATTCAGAACCTACTCCTATTATCAGGTGCTATAGATAATAAAGAGAACAAAAGATATTTGGAGTTCACAGTGATAAATCAAACTAAATTAACTGACTTACACTTTCCATTATACAGAGAATTTCAATATGGAGAATGGTTAAGAGATAATTTTTTACACGGCTCTATCCCGGAGGCTGTTATAGATCATGATCTTACGGACTGTGATTAATTGATTTTAAGAAACTAAGTCCCGCTTAAAGCTATTGATCTTATTTAAACGTATAACAACATTTCTCATTTTTGTCATCGCTTTTCGTTTCTTTTAGCTGACATGGTTCTTCGTCAAATTACTTTAAGGGCCGCTAGATTGATCAGTTATTCAATTTTCAATCGCATAGATAAACTGTACGGCTCAAAACCCTCGTGCAGATACAGTGCCGCAGCGGAAGCGTTTTTAGACAAGACACTCAACTCCACATAGTCCGCTTCGCTTTCCTTTGCCCACGTTTTAACGCGATCAATCAATGTTTTACCAATTCCCATTCCACGCATATCCGTATCAACAACAATGTCTATTAAATACGTACATTTCAAGGGTACGAAACAATTGTAAGGCGGGCTCTCCTGTAATTGTGTAATTGCAATTCCTTTTACCTCATCATCTGCCCCATATACAAAGACTGTAAACTGATCTTCTCCGGCAATGACTCTTTGCAAAAAACTTTCGTCCTGATGTGCTGTCTGCATATAATCGGGTTCATGATGTGCCATCTGTTCAAAGAGCTGGAAATAAAGGGTTTTTATCTTTGGCAGATCTGCCTGGACTGCTTTTCTAATGTTCATATTTTATATCTCTATATTTTATTCAGATTCTTTAGCGGCCAAATTCCGCACCGAATTTTATTCCCGTGAAACTGCATCAAAATAGCTTCTTGAGCAAAAAAATCTTATCTTTCGGTTTGTAGTCAATAATTCAATTTGACCGATGTTGGCTCTTTAGCAATAGGTTCTACGGACGATTAGTTTGCAGAACCTATGATGTAATTACCATAAGATTATCTCAAATTTATCAGAAAGAACTGCTATGATCTTTTCCTGTATGAGATTGATCTCCTCATTGGAGAACATACGCTGACCTGATCGGTAGGCAATAATTACTTGTTGTCAACTTTTGCTGTGATGACCAATAATGGTCGCCTTCATAATGACTAACGCTTAGAATGTTATATTTAATAATGAGAAGTTATTGGAAAGACAAAGTTCTCCATAAATAGATCCTTTTTGTGTTCAGGATATATGTAAAGAGCATCATCATCGAAAGGATATTTTTCGACCTCAAGTTTTCCACCAAAATCTGTATCCGGAACAAAAAAGAAATTGATCTCTTTCGTATCTGTTTTAACTAAAGTAGGAATTAACTCTTCTAATTTATATGGCCTACTTGAAAAAATATCATAGATATTGAGGTCACCTTCTTCAAATTCCATCAACACTAAGCAGTCTCTTTTTTCTGAATAATACAAAGAATCTTCAAACTGCAA
The window above is part of the Sphingobacterium sp. ML3W genome. Proteins encoded here:
- a CDS encoding GNAT family N-acetyltransferase; its protein translation is MNIRKAVQADLPKIKTLYFQLFEQMAHHEPDYMQTAHQDESFLQRVIAGEDQFTVFVYGADDEVKGIAITQLQESPPYNCFVPLKCTYLIDIVVDTDMRGMGIGKTLIDRVKTWAKESEADYVELSVLSKNASAAALYLHEGFEPYSLSMRLKIE
- a CDS encoding Crp/Fnr family transcriptional regulator; its protein translation is MEDKYNLLKEHIEKVVTLTEDEFAFVKECFIHKQYKKSECIFREGDSVNYIYFVLSGLLKFYYTDDNAKQHIVSFAMEDWWETDVSAFYTSGKASFTLECLEDTALLCLSLENFECLCDSLQKMERFFLRKSIAGHIGSQQRILSFLTLGAKERYEQLIKRNPTLVQRIPKLLLASYLGVSRETLSRLFS
- a CDS encoding transposase, producing the protein MVNKTIYLAVGMNRNGYKEVLGMWLGKNESASFWMGILTDLKSRGVENMLITATDNLYGFKYVHNE
- a CDS encoding IS3 family transposase (programmed frameshift); translation: MSRERKVYTKEFKLMSVELSNTRSDLSALARELDISPALLYRWRKEHSVKQGSSFSGNGKVILSESEQELARLRKELRETQMERDILKKAGKHLLQERHQIFRFIRDNREIFSVEKMCQVFKVSRAGYYNFLKGIPSNRSIENQQITMEIQDAFIRSKNTYGSPRITRELHKKNIKISRVRVAKLMRKAGLRSIVKKKFKVTTDSTHKFSVPENILDRDFKPGTLGAVWVSDITYIKTQQGWLYLTTVIDLGDRKVIGWALSETMNAVDTVISAFKMAQKARPITQKLIFHSDRGVQYACHEFSSMVEKNPLIIRSMSRKGNCWDNAVAESFFKTLKAECIYQHKFAHRKQAALIVFEYIETWYNRKRQHSALGYLSPEEFTRKINKQNIAA
- a CDS encoding RidA family protein, with protein sequence MEKKVINPWNWQDARNYVQAVEVKHVDSTLYVSGQCAISEDGISSNAGMRTQIFHTIENLEKVIQSSGYEARNLVRLNIYTTDSTALFENFDVIQNWLTKNKVKQTSTVLEVKTLFETLKVELEATLVK
- a CDS encoding nucleotidyltransferase domain-containing protein — encoded protein: MTNHNLSLQITQTSNFLIKSLGDSLQGLYLYGSYVDGGLKHKSDLDIFVVVNEPLNFDIKKTLIQNLLLLSGAIDNKENKRYLEFTVINQTKLTDLHFPLYREFQYGEWLRDNFLHGSIPEAVIDHDLTDCD
- a CDS encoding IS3 family transposase (programmed frameshift), which encodes MSRERKVYTKEFKLMSVELSNTRSDLSALARELDINPALLYRWRKEHSVKQGSSFSGNGKVILSESEQELARLRKELRETQMERDILKKAGKHLLQERHQIFRFIRDNREIFSVEKMCQVFKVSRAGYYNFLKGIPSNRSIENQQITMEIQDAFIRSKNTYGSPRITRELHKKNIKISRVRVAKLMRKAGLRSIVKKKFKVTTDSTHKFSVPENILDRDFKPGTLGAVWVSDITYIKTQQGWLYLTTVIDLGDRKVIGWALSETMNAVDTVISAFKMAQKARPITQKLIFHSDRGVQYACHEFSSMVEKNPLIIRSMSRKGNCWDNAVAESFFKTLKAECIYQHKFAHRKQAALIVFEYIETWYNRKRQHSALGYLSPEEFTRKINKQNIAA
- a CDS encoding helix-turn-helix domain-containing protein, whose protein sequence is MALFLNLHQLYELHQLDPSLKGEGIFIVDHTDIPTNQYAYSRHQFEGLLLGFVLKGTMRTQVHFSEYDVNEGDVILALPHLMIDVKAESEDIEIITIGLSIDFISSIPYLWEFVNSDKVRLNPLIHFHSEKQDLQRDFILYLQRFYHSNSSDKKNEILRHHILALINMVVEAHIEEQSQEYLLRDRSTTIIDEFYKLVSKHALDHRDLGFYAKKLNLTAPYLTTLISEKTGKSALKWIDHVVILHAKSLLKTTDLSVKEISNRLNFNDPSLFCRYFKKHTLLSPNGFRQLV
- a CDS encoding DUF308 domain-containing protein codes for the protein MKALTTKRTMSEHNFQWFTLLLVGIVLTFVGVWTLASPTESYLNLSVAFGFSILAAGVLEMVFSLMFRKRVLTWKWNLAFGGIDLFVGSYLALYPSVTMLLIPYVIGFWMLVRSFLAIGSAIDMRSQKGLRWRLILYTGIITTLLSLTVLSHPIIGRVGIISYIGLSFVAFGIYHIYLSLIVKNWKRNT